The proteins below are encoded in one region of Bacteroides uniformis:
- the fabF gene encoding beta-ketoacyl-ACP synthase II — protein MELKRVVVTGLGAITPIGNSVPEFWENLVNGVSGAGPITHFDASLFKTQFACEVKGFDATKYIDRKEARKMDLYTQYAIAVAKEAVGDSGLDVENEDLNRIGVIFGAGIGGIRTFEEEAGNYALTGKENGPKFNPFFIPKMISDIAAGQISIMYGFHGPNYATCSACATSTNAIADAFNLIRLGKANVIVSGGSEAAIAACGVGGFNAMHALSTRNDSPETASRPFSASRDGFIMGEGGGCLVLEELEHAKARGAKIYAEVAGVGMSADAHHLTASHPEGLGAKLVMLNALEDAEMKPEEVDYINVHGTSTPVGDISEAKAIKEVFGQHAYELNISSTKSMTGHLLGAAGAVESIASILAIKNGIVPPTINHEEGDNDENIDYDLNFTFNKAQKREVNVALSNTFGFGGHNACVIFKKYAE, from the coding sequence ATGGAATTAAAAAGAGTTGTAGTAACAGGTCTCGGCGCCATTACTCCCATTGGCAACAGTGTTCCCGAATTCTGGGAAAATCTTGTGAATGGGGTTAGTGGAGCAGGACCTATTACTCATTTCGATGCATCGCTTTTCAAGACTCAGTTTGCATGCGAAGTAAAAGGCTTCGATGCTACCAAATATATAGACCGCAAAGAGGCCCGCAAGATGGACTTGTACACACAATATGCCATTGCAGTAGCCAAAGAAGCGGTAGGTGACTCTGGGCTTGACGTCGAAAATGAGGATTTAAACAGAATCGGTGTCATCTTCGGCGCCGGTATCGGTGGCATCCGTACATTCGAAGAAGAGGCGGGCAACTATGCCCTGACCGGTAAGGAAAACGGCCCCAAATTCAATCCGTTCTTCATCCCCAAGATGATTTCGGACATTGCTGCCGGACAAATTTCCATCATGTATGGTTTCCATGGTCCCAACTACGCAACTTGTTCTGCATGTGCCACTTCCACAAATGCTATTGCCGATGCGTTTAACCTCATCCGTTTGGGTAAGGCAAATGTTATCGTGTCCGGTGGTTCGGAAGCTGCCATCGCCGCTTGCGGTGTAGGTGGTTTCAATGCCATGCATGCATTGTCAACCCGCAATGATTCTCCCGAAACTGCATCCCGTCCGTTCAGCGCAAGCCGTGACGGATTCATCATGGGTGAAGGTGGCGGTTGTCTCGTTCTCGAGGAACTGGAACACGCCAAGGCACGCGGTGCCAAAATCTATGCGGAAGTTGCCGGCGTAGGAATGTCTGCCGACGCTCATCACCTGACAGCCTCTCACCCCGAAGGTTTGGGAGCCAAGTTAGTGATGCTGAATGCGTTGGAAGATGCAGAAATGAAACCCGAAGAAGTAGATTATATCAATGTTCACGGTACATCTACTCCCGTAGGTGATATTTCGGAAGCAAAAGCAATCAAAGAGGTATTCGGACAGCATGCGTATGAGTTGAACATCAGTTCGACAAAATCCATGACCGGCCACTTGCTGGGCGCTGCCGGTGCGGTAGAATCCATTGCAAGCATCCTCGCCATCAAGAATGGCATTGTTCCTCCGACCATCAACCACGAAGAGGGTGATAACGACGAAAACATCGACTATGACCTGAACTTCACGTTCAACAAAGCACAAAAGCGCGAAGTGAACGTAGCTTTGTCCAATACTTTTGGATTCGGTGGTCATAATGCGTGTGTCATTTTCAAGAAATACGCAGAATAA
- a CDS encoding acyl carrier protein, translating into MSEIASRVKAIIVDKLGVEESEVTNEASFTNDLGADSLDTVELIMEFEKEFGISIPDDQAEKIGTVGDAVSYIEEHAK; encoded by the coding sequence ATGTCTGAAATTGCATCAAGAGTGAAAGCGATTATCGTCGATAAATTAGGCGTAGAAGAATCAGAAGTTACTAACGAAGCTAGCTTCACTAACGACCTGGGAGCTGATTCTCTTGACACTGTAGAACTTATCATGGAATTCGAAAAGGAATTCGGTATCTCTATTCCCGATGACCAGGCTGAAAAGATTGGTACTGTAGGTGATGCTGTATCTTACATCGAAGAACACGCTAAGTAA
- the purN gene encoding phosphoribosylglycinamide formyltransferase: MGKNIAVLASGSGTNAENIIRYFREKGSACVALVLTNRQNAFVLERAKGLGVPCVWFAKSDWESGELVLSTLREHDIDFVVLAGFLARVPDNILHAYPNKMINIHPSLLPKFGGKGMYGDRVHEAVIASGEKESGITIHYTNEHYDEGGIICQQKCPVLPGDTPEELAQRIHRLEYEYYPKVIEELVEGLSPSYL, from the coding sequence ATGGGAAAAAATATCGCAGTTTTAGCGTCGGGAAGTGGTACGAATGCCGAGAATATCATCCGTTATTTCCGGGAAAAAGGTTCGGCATGTGTGGCTCTGGTTTTGACTAACCGGCAGAATGCGTTTGTTTTAGAGCGTGCCAAGGGGCTGGGAGTGCCTTGTGTCTGGTTTGCCAAGAGCGATTGGGAAAGTGGAGAGCTTGTTTTGTCGACGCTTCGAGAGCATGATATTGATTTTGTGGTATTGGCAGGATTCCTGGCACGTGTGCCGGACAATATTCTGCATGCTTATCCCAATAAAATGATAAATATACATCCTTCGTTGCTGCCCAAGTTCGGTGGAAAGGGAATGTACGGCGACCGTGTGCACGAGGCAGTGATTGCTTCCGGCGAAAAGGAAAGCGGTATTACCATCCATTATACGAATGAGCATTATGACGAAGGCGGCATTATCTGCCAGCAGAAATGCCCCGTATTGCCGGGCGATACGCCGGAGGAGCTGGCGCAACGCATCCACCGGCTGGAGTATGAATACTATCCGAAGGTGATAGAGGAGTTGGTGGAAGGCCTCTCTCCCAGTTATTTATAG
- a CDS encoding sulfatase-like hydrolase/transferase, with protein MQKIQLEKSLSEGFIFYAISTLTIAIQFLFYLIHSPRLAMMDVGGWMFYITAACSHAALWALIPYIISLIVAITVRRHQAAAITHIILVSLLNILAYIDGSVYSLYKFHINGFVLNLLVGEGNSEIFTFSFWLYLKIAGVLVGIFAANTLLRILAGHCYTRFHRCGFRPVLATLILFALFSNFYHAYAAVAQKTSVIRSAPCLPYYFPLTATRLMMKLGVVSSKDVIKMNFNNKKQSADLNYPIDSLKYEVHSNPKNVVLIAIDSWNYRAFNQDITPHISHFADSCSRFTSHLSSSNGTRGSIFGLFFSLSSIYWTDFEVSGIQPLLIEELLKQNYQIGIYPSATIVNPPFAKILFSKVPDLRTHTEGKTVYDRDCRITADYLQALDTLGSGTKPFFSFLFYDLAHGYEVPKDKLYRFQPSWEFADYMKLNNDIDPTPFLNLYYNCVAEADSLVGCVLHKLEEKKLLDNTLVIITGDHGQEFNENHKNYWGHGSNYSPVQTHIPFLLYEPGEQPHTYHHRTTHYDFAPTLMNKVLGVTNPPSDYSMGHLITDTCPRNWHIVGDNLNYAFIVENHTILEKHPSGYIEISDSALNPLENYKIDNRKLNEAILSLNRFYK; from the coding sequence ATGCAAAAAATACAGTTAGAGAAATCACTCAGTGAAGGATTTATTTTTTATGCAATTTCAACTCTGACGATTGCCATACAATTTCTGTTTTATCTGATTCACAGTCCCCGGCTCGCCATGATGGACGTGGGAGGCTGGATGTTTTATATAACGGCCGCTTGCTCACATGCCGCCTTGTGGGCACTTATTCCTTACATCATATCCTTAATCGTAGCCATTACCGTCCGGCGCCATCAAGCCGCCGCCATCACACACATTATTCTTGTATCATTACTCAATATACTTGCTTACATAGACGGCAGTGTGTACAGTCTTTACAAGTTCCATATCAATGGTTTTGTACTGAATCTCCTGGTTGGAGAGGGCAACAGTGAGATTTTCACATTCAGCTTCTGGCTTTATCTGAAGATTGCAGGAGTATTAGTGGGTATATTTGCCGCCAATACTTTGCTAAGAATACTTGCAGGCCATTGTTATACCCGCTTTCACCGCTGTGGCTTCCGTCCTGTACTTGCCACTCTGATTTTGTTTGCACTATTCTCTAACTTTTATCATGCCTATGCCGCTGTAGCGCAAAAGACTTCAGTGATTCGCAGCGCCCCCTGCCTGCCCTATTACTTCCCGCTTACGGCAACCCGCCTGATGATGAAGTTAGGAGTGGTCTCATCCAAGGATGTCATTAAAATGAACTTCAACAACAAAAAGCAGTCTGCTGACCTCAACTATCCGATAGATTCTTTGAAATACGAAGTCCATTCCAACCCCAAGAATGTAGTGCTGATAGCCATAGACTCATGGAACTACCGCGCCTTTAACCAGGACATTACACCTCATATCAGCCACTTTGCCGACAGTTGCAGCAGATTCACCTCCCATCTAAGCAGCAGCAATGGCACACGTGGAAGTATCTTCGGGCTTTTCTTCAGTCTCTCATCCATCTACTGGACTGATTTTGAGGTATCGGGCATACAGCCCCTGCTCATAGAAGAACTATTGAAGCAGAATTATCAGATAGGTATTTATCCCAGTGCTACAATCGTCAACCCGCCATTTGCCAAAATACTTTTCTCAAAGGTACCCGACTTGCGTACCCATACCGAAGGAAAAACCGTTTATGACCGCGACTGCCGTATTACAGCAGATTATCTGCAAGCACTCGATACGCTGGGCAGCGGTACAAAACCTTTCTTTTCCTTTCTCTTCTATGATTTGGCACACGGATATGAAGTGCCGAAGGACAAGCTTTATCGTTTCCAACCGTCCTGGGAGTTCGCCGACTATATGAAACTGAACAACGACATAGACCCTACTCCTTTCCTGAACCTCTACTACAACTGCGTGGCGGAAGCCGACTCACTGGTGGGATGCGTCCTCCACAAACTTGAGGAAAAGAAACTGCTAGACAATACCCTGGTCATCATTACCGGAGACCATGGACAAGAATTCAATGAGAATCATAAAAATTATTGGGGCCACGGCAGTAATTATTCACCGGTACAAACACATATCCCCTTCCTATTATATGAACCGGGAGAACAGCCACATACCTACCATCACCGTACCACGCACTATGATTTTGCACCAACCCTAATGAATAAAGTGCTGGGTGTAACCAATCCGCCTTCCGATTACAGTATGGGGCATTTAATAACCGATACTTGTCCACGGAACTGGCATATCGTGGGCGACAATCTCAATTATGCCTTTATCGTAGAAAATCATACTATTCTGGAAAAACACCCTTCCGGATATATAGAAATCAGCGACAGTGCATTGAATCCCCTGGAAAACTACAAGATAGACAACCGTAAGCTGAACGAGGCCATCCTCTCCCTTAACCGATTCTATAAATAA
- the pdxB gene encoding 4-phosphoerythronate dehydrogenase PdxB, protein MRVIVDNKIPFIKEAIEKIADSVIYTPGRDFTPELVKDADALIIRTRTRCNKELLEGSKVRFIATATIGFDHIDTEYCREAGIAWTNAPGCNSASVAQYVQSALLLLQQLKGVQLSELTLGIIGVGNVGSKIAQVGQELGMRVLKNDLPRQDKEGERDFSSLQALAAECDILTFHVPLYKEGPYKTFHLADHTFFRSLKRCPVIINTSRGEVIETNALLNALEDGLISDAIIDVWENEPDINLTLLNRVFLGTPHIAGYSADGKANATRMSLDALCRFFHIKADYRIAPPQPRNPIITADSLAEAYLQMYDPRRDSETLKTHPEQFEKLRGDYPLRREKDAYTYIPK, encoded by the coding sequence ATGAGAGTCATTGTTGACAACAAAATACCTTTCATTAAAGAAGCCATCGAAAAAATAGCCGACAGCGTGATTTATACTCCCGGCAGAGACTTCACTCCGGAGTTGGTAAAAGATGCCGATGCACTGATTATACGTACCCGCACCCGCTGCAACAAGGAATTGCTGGAAGGCAGTAAAGTCCGCTTCATTGCTACCGCCACCATAGGCTTCGACCATATAGATACGGAATATTGCCGTGAAGCAGGCATCGCTTGGACCAATGCCCCCGGATGCAATTCAGCATCCGTAGCCCAATACGTGCAATCAGCCTTACTATTATTGCAACAACTCAAAGGAGTACAACTGTCCGAATTGACATTAGGCATCATCGGCGTAGGCAATGTGGGTAGCAAAATAGCCCAAGTAGGGCAAGAACTAGGCATGCGTGTCCTGAAGAATGACCTGCCCCGGCAAGACAAGGAAGGAGAGAGAGATTTCAGTTCCTTGCAAGCACTCGCAGCAGAATGTGATATCCTCACCTTCCACGTACCTTTATATAAGGAAGGGCCATACAAAACATTCCATTTGGCAGACCATACTTTCTTCCGGTCATTAAAACGCTGTCCCGTCATTATCAATACCTCACGTGGAGAGGTGATTGAAACCAATGCGCTCCTGAATGCCTTAGAAGACGGACTGATTTCCGATGCCATCATTGATGTATGGGAGAACGAGCCTGATATCAATCTTACCTTATTAAATAGAGTGTTCCTTGGAACTCCCCATATAGCCGGTTATTCAGCCGACGGAAAAGCCAATGCCACCCGTATGTCCCTGGATGCCCTTTGCCGTTTCTTTCACATCAAAGCCGACTACCGCATCGCTCCCCCCCAACCCCGGAACCCGATTATTACCGCCGACAGCCTGGCAGAAGCATATCTGCAAATGTATGACCCGAGAAGGGACAGCGAAACACTGAAAACACATCCCGAACAATTTGAAAAATTGCGGGGAGACTACCCGCTACGAAGAGAAAAAGATGCTTACACTTATATCCCAAAGTAG
- a CDS encoding glycosyltransferase family 4 protein, with the protein MRIGYDGKRAVQNFTGLGNYSRYVVQSLSAFAPENEYWLYAPVHRENQQLSSMVAESRGTVSVHYPSYWLWRGMTSLWRVGGIRRTLKRDNIRLFHGLSNELPLTIHRVREVKSVVTVHDLIFLRLSHCFSLVDRLIYNYKCRYACKHADHIIAVSECTKRDIIHYYGIPADKISVIYQGCSSLYACRVGKDKRKEVMRSYRLPERYILSVGTIEERKNALAIVKALEYLPDELHFVLVGRPTAYIHQLKEFMTKAGLQDRVHFLHGIPSDDLPAIYQSAETFVYPSVYEGFGIPILEALHSGIPVVAATGSCLEEAGGEHSLYVRPYDVEGLAAAIARTQEPSLRATMIEEGLKWAQRFTEEQMARETMECYRKVLTKET; encoded by the coding sequence ATGAGAATAGGATACGACGGAAAACGGGCTGTGCAGAATTTTACGGGATTGGGCAATTACAGCCGGTATGTGGTGCAGTCATTGTCAGCCTTTGCTCCGGAAAACGAGTATTGGTTGTATGCTCCGGTACACCGTGAAAATCAGCAACTCTCGTCGATGGTGGCCGAAAGCCGGGGAACGGTATCGGTACATTATCCATCTTATTGGCTCTGGAGAGGAATGACTTCGTTGTGGCGCGTGGGAGGTATACGCAGGACTTTGAAACGGGACAACATACGGCTGTTCCACGGATTGAGTAACGAACTTCCCCTGACCATCCATCGGGTACGGGAAGTAAAGAGTGTGGTGACTGTTCACGACCTTATTTTCCTGAGACTTTCACATTGTTTTTCGTTGGTCGACCGCTTGATTTATAACTACAAATGCCGCTATGCATGCAAGCATGCAGACCACATCATTGCTGTGAGTGAGTGTACCAAGCGTGACATCATACATTATTATGGAATTCCTGCGGATAAAATTTCCGTTATTTACCAAGGGTGTAGTTCTCTGTATGCCTGTCGTGTCGGTAAGGATAAGCGCAAGGAGGTGATGCGGAGTTATCGGTTGCCCGAACGCTATATCTTGTCGGTGGGCACCATTGAGGAGCGTAAAAATGCGCTGGCCATTGTGAAGGCTTTGGAGTATCTGCCCGATGAACTGCATTTTGTTCTGGTAGGGAGACCCACAGCCTATATCCATCAGCTGAAAGAGTTTATGACAAAAGCCGGATTGCAAGACAGAGTACATTTTCTGCATGGTATCCCTTCGGACGATTTACCTGCCATTTATCAGTCGGCCGAGACTTTTGTATACCCATCCGTTTACGAAGGTTTTGGCATCCCTATTCTTGAGGCTTTGCATTCCGGCATTCCGGTGGTAGCAGCAACCGGCTCTTGTCTTGAAGAAGCGGGGGGGGAGCATTCATTGTATGTGCGTCCCTATGATGTGGAGGGATTGGCGGCAGCGATTGCCCGTACACAAGAGCCTTCTTTGCGTGCCACCATGATTGAGGAGGGGCTGAAGTGGGCACAGCGTTTCACGGAGGAGCAGATGGCGCGTGAGACGATGGAGTGTTATCGGAAAGTATTAACAAAAGAAACCTAA
- a CDS encoding pyridoxal phosphate-dependent aminotransferase, translating to MNYLDRNEFNYAPSQEVVEALKNFDINKLCFYTRIYDEGKKSILSVYLSESYGIDEPQVLLGYGGEDILKQAVHYFLTQEDGNKTMLIPKFSWWYYKSIADEVDGHTLQYPLYEDGNTFKYDFAAMKEMVQRENPKVLLIASPNNPTGNGLTPAELDALLAELPVTTIVLVDEAYASFVSTDTDYIKMLVDKYPNLIISRTLSKFYGLPGLRMGFGFMSKELASFGKYSNKYLGYNRISEDIAIAALKSDAHYRNIARLMNESRACFEAEIGTLPGFKVYESVANFVLIKYPIVLKERLQKAFADEDYKVKFMNEPDINTHLRITLGRPEQNRIVIDTIKKIALQ from the coding sequence ATGAATTATTTGGACCGCAATGAGTTTAACTACGCACCTTCGCAAGAGGTGGTGGAGGCTCTGAAGAATTTTGATATAAACAAACTCTGTTTCTATACCCGTATCTACGACGAAGGCAAGAAGAGTATTCTGTCTGTTTATCTATCTGAATCTTACGGAATTGATGAACCGCAGGTACTGTTGGGTTATGGTGGAGAAGATATATTGAAACAAGCAGTCCACTATTTCCTGACCCAAGAGGATGGGAACAAGACGATGCTCATTCCTAAATTCTCGTGGTGGTACTATAAATCCATTGCTGATGAAGTGGACGGGCATACGTTGCAGTATCCATTGTATGAGGATGGCAATACCTTTAAATATGATTTCGCTGCCATGAAAGAGATGGTACAGCGTGAGAATCCCAAGGTCTTATTAATCGCTTCGCCCAATAATCCCACCGGTAACGGTCTGACCCCCGCAGAATTGGACGCTTTGTTGGCTGAGTTGCCCGTAACAACCATCGTTTTGGTGGACGAAGCCTATGCCTCTTTCGTATCTACTGATACGGACTATATTAAAATGCTGGTTGATAAATATCCCAACCTGATTATTTCACGCACGCTTTCCAAGTTCTACGGATTGCCCGGATTGCGCATGGGGTTTGGGTTTATGAGTAAGGAGTTGGCCAGCTTTGGCAAATACAGCAACAAATATCTGGGTTATAACCGTATCTCTGAGGATATTGCTATTGCCGCACTGAAATCGGATGCGCATTACCGGAATATAGCACGGCTGATGAATGAGAGTCGCGCCTGCTTTGAAGCGGAGATAGGGACGTTGCCTGGTTTCAAGGTATATGAGTCGGTGGCGAACTTTGTCCTTATAAAATATCCGATTGTCTTGAAAGAACGCTTACAGAAAGCTTTTGCCGACGAGGATTATAAGGTGAAGTTCATGAATGAACCAGACATCAATACCCATTTGCGTATTACCTTGGGGCGTCCTGAACAGAACCGTATTGTCATTGACACCATTAAAAAAATTGCATTACAATGA
- a CDS encoding phosphocholine cytidylyltransferase family protein, with protein sequence MKAVILAAGIASRLRPLTDTTPKCLLKVGERCLLQRAFDALLQNGFREFVIVTGYRQQQIVNFLEAHYPALEVTFIYNEKYASTNNIYSLWLTRPYVDKEDILLLDSDILFDPQIVAKLLGYGQADALALNHHTLGEEEIKVIADNDGKVLEISKTCSISRAIGESIGIEKMSAAYTEALFRELEVMITKEGLDNIFYERAFERLIPQGHSFYALDTTEYFSVELDTVNDFEQAQRLIPSQLY encoded by the coding sequence ATGAAAGCGGTTATATTGGCTGCAGGGATAGCTTCGCGTTTGCGTCCGTTGACTGATACCACTCCAAAATGTCTGTTGAAAGTTGGAGAGCGTTGTTTGCTGCAAAGAGCCTTTGATGCATTGCTGCAGAATGGCTTTCGGGAGTTTGTCATTGTCACCGGTTATAGACAGCAGCAGATTGTGAACTTTCTGGAAGCTCATTATCCGGCATTGGAGGTTACGTTTATCTATAATGAGAAATATGCTTCTACCAATAATATCTACTCTTTATGGCTTACACGGCCTTATGTAGATAAAGAGGACATTCTGTTGCTGGACAGCGATATCCTTTTTGACCCGCAGATTGTAGCCAAGTTGCTTGGATATGGTCAAGCGGATGCGTTGGCTCTGAACCATCATACATTGGGGGAAGAGGAAATCAAGGTAATAGCGGACAATGATGGCAAGGTGTTGGAAATCAGTAAGACGTGCTCCATATCCCGAGCTATTGGCGAGTCTATTGGCATCGAGAAGATGTCTGCCGCTTATACAGAAGCGCTTTTCCGGGAATTGGAGGTTATGATTACCAAAGAAGGTTTGGATAATATCTTCTATGAACGTGCTTTTGAGCGTCTCATACCGCAAGGACACTCTTTCTATGCGCTTGACACTACCGAATATTTTTCTGTGGAGCTTGATACGGTGAATGACTTTGAACAAGCACAGCGGTTGATTCCTTCACAACTTTATTAA
- a CDS encoding LicD family protein, whose product MADYDIRPLQLRILKILLAVDKVCKEHGLRYYIMAGTMLGAVRHKGFIPWDDDLDIGMPRADYDLLMSHSKEWLPQPYEAVCAENDPNYPLPFAKIQDADTTLIERMHLKYLGGIYLDVFPLDGVPQSNLKQRIHFARYEFYKRVLYFIYRDPYKHGKGPGSWLPLLCRRLFTTAGVQRSIRNVMTTYDFDKSSLVCDYDDGMRGIMPKAELGAPTPVSFEGETVWGVQDYDAYLTRKYGDYMVIPKQSGQRQHNFHYLDLDKPYSSQESSNSIL is encoded by the coding sequence ATGGCAGATTATGATATACGTCCTTTGCAGCTTCGTATTTTGAAGATATTGCTTGCTGTGGATAAAGTTTGTAAAGAACATGGTTTGCGCTATTATATAATGGCCGGTACTATGCTTGGTGCAGTCCGTCATAAGGGATTTATCCCTTGGGACGATGATTTGGATATCGGTATGCCGAGGGCTGATTATGATTTGTTGATGTCTCATTCCAAGGAGTGGCTTCCCCAGCCTTATGAGGCTGTCTGCGCAGAAAATGATCCGAATTATCCATTACCTTTTGCCAAGATACAAGATGCGGATACGACTCTTATCGAGCGTATGCATTTGAAATACTTGGGAGGTATCTACTTGGACGTATTTCCATTGGACGGTGTACCGCAAAGCAACCTGAAACAGAGGATTCATTTTGCCCGGTATGAATTTTACAAGCGGGTGCTCTATTTTATCTACCGCGACCCTTATAAGCATGGGAAAGGTCCCGGCTCATGGTTGCCGCTGCTGTGCCGGAGACTTTTTACTACTGCCGGCGTACAGAGGAGTATCAGAAATGTGATGACCACCTATGACTTTGACAAGTCTTCTTTAGTCTGTGATTATGACGACGGTATGCGCGGTATTATGCCCAAGGCAGAGCTGGGAGCTCCGACTCCCGTTTCGTTTGAGGGCGAAACAGTGTGGGGAGTACAAGATTATGACGCCTATCTGACCCGAAAATATGGAGACTACATGGTTATACCGAAACAAAGCGGGCAGAGACAGCATAATTTCCACTATTTGGATTTGGATAAGCCCTATTCTTCACAAGAAAGTTCCAATTCTATTTTATAA
- a CDS encoding glycosyltransferase family 2 protein — translation MTAIKSQNRLFSIVIPTWNNLAFLKLCIQSIQRNSYYNHQIIVHVNDGSDGTLEWIKKAGIDYTHSEQNIGVCFAMNMMRTKVKTDYILFLNDDMYVLPFWDKVLYDEIEKLSDNYFFLSATSIQPHTQSASTILANYGDSIETFQEDKLLKEYMNYKINDWMGATIPPNIVHRDIWDLVGGYSIEYSPGMYSDPDFTAKLYMCGVRFMKGLQASRIYHFETKSTTRIRKNCGQMQFLLKWGMTSSTFRKVFTYKGKDFKSQKIGTFKTGNRFKISLIRGRLKAIFYLLTKDFGPLWKFWKKTFV, via the coding sequence ATGACAGCTATAAAATCTCAAAACAGATTATTTTCAATCGTTATACCTACATGGAATAACCTTGCTTTCCTAAAACTATGCATACAAAGTATCCAAAGAAACTCTTACTACAATCACCAAATCATTGTACACGTAAACGATGGAAGTGACGGAACCTTAGAGTGGATAAAAAAAGCAGGTATTGATTACACACATTCTGAGCAGAATATCGGAGTATGTTTTGCTATGAATATGATGCGCACTAAAGTCAAAACTGATTATATTCTATTTTTGAATGATGATATGTATGTACTCCCTTTTTGGGACAAGGTTCTCTATGACGAAATAGAAAAACTGTCTGACAATTATTTCTTTCTTTCAGCTACATCAATACAACCACATACACAAAGCGCATCAACCATCTTAGCCAATTATGGAGACAGTATCGAAACTTTTCAAGAAGATAAATTACTGAAAGAATACATGAACTACAAAATAAACGACTGGATGGGAGCTACCATTCCTCCCAATATCGTACACCGGGACATTTGGGATTTAGTAGGCGGTTATAGTATAGAATACTCACCCGGAATGTACAGCGACCCAGATTTCACCGCAAAATTATATATGTGTGGAGTCAGATTCATGAAAGGGCTACAAGCCAGTCGCATCTATCATTTTGAAACAAAATCAACTACCCGCATACGCAAGAATTGTGGTCAAATGCAATTTCTATTAAAATGGGGCATGACTTCATCCACATTCCGCAAAGTTTTCACTTACAAAGGAAAAGATTTCAAATCCCAAAAGATAGGAACTTTCAAAACAGGAAATAGATTCAAAATAAGCCTAATACGCGGCCGCCTAAAAGCCATATTTTATTTATTAACCAAAGATTTCGGTCCCTTATGGAAATTTTGGAAAAAAACATTTGTCTAA
- a CDS encoding glycosyltransferase family 9 protein yields the protein MTKFLIIRFSSIGDIIQCMGIIGGIRERFADVEIHWITRKDMVGTLSMDGRIDKIWAFDKGTGLAGLLKMAADLRKEHFDYIYDAHSNIRSNILKLIVAPLPFAKPYVALRSKERGKRFLLFKLGINHFDKPFRGMVSFQKPLKKWGITHFPDTYRDWHFPDEIRSRYEDFITKDMVTLVPSANWEMKRWPVAYWKALVALLPEYRFVILAGPKDTFCEEIRSAAPERVINLAGKTSLMESSYIVLRSNLVISADTGFMHAADLFRVPAFALMGPTAFGFPTGPTVEILETALPCRPCTKDGRGKCKLAVYQKCMVDITPQQVAEKIIASLG from the coding sequence ATGACCAAATTCTTAATTATCCGTTTCAGTTCGATAGGGGATATTATCCAGTGTATGGGAATTATCGGTGGAATACGTGAACGGTTTGCAGATGTGGAAATTCATTGGATTACCCGGAAGGATATGGTGGGGACCTTGTCGATGGATGGCAGGATTGATAAAATCTGGGCGTTTGACAAGGGAACCGGGCTTGCCGGGTTGTTGAAAATGGCGGCTGATTTGAGAAAAGAGCATTTCGACTACATTTATGATGCCCACAGTAATATCCGTTCCAACATATTGAAGCTGATAGTGGCTCCACTGCCTTTTGCGAAACCTTACGTTGCTCTGCGGAGCAAGGAGAGAGGCAAGCGCTTTTTGTTGTTCAAACTGGGAATCAATCATTTCGACAAGCCCTTCAGAGGCATGGTCTCTTTTCAGAAACCATTGAAGAAGTGGGGGATTACGCATTTCCCGGATACCTATCGCGACTGGCATTTCCCGGATGAGATACGCAGCAGGTATGAGGATTTCATAACCAAAGATATGGTTACGCTCGTGCCGTCTGCCAACTGGGAAATGAAACGCTGGCCCGTTGCCTATTGGAAAGCGTTGGTCGCCCTTCTTCCTGAGTATAGATTTGTCATTCTGGCCGGTCCGAAAGATACTTTCTGTGAGGAAATCAGGAGTGCCGCACCGGAACGGGTAATCAATCTTGCAGGGAAAACCTCCCTGATGGAATCTTCCTACATCGTGCTGCGCTCCAATCTGGTAATCAGTGCCGATACGGGATTCATGCATGCCGCTGATTTGTTCCGTGTTCCTGCTTTTGCCTTGATGGGACCTACGGCCTTCGGTTTCCCTACGGGACCTACGGTGGAAATACTCGAAACAGCCCTGCCTTGCCGTCCGTGCACCAAAGACGGACGGGGTAAATGCAAGCTGGCTGTTTATCAGAAGTGTATGGTGGATATTACCCCCCAACAAGTCGCTGAAAAGATTATTGCTTCTCTTGGTTGA